The Palleronia sp. THAF1 genome window below encodes:
- the pyrC gene encoding dihydroorotase has product MDLTFRNARLIDPETGTEDIGDLYVVAGRIAEAPSETAQPIDCNGKCLAPGIVDLGVKVSEPGERHKESFRSAGRAAARGGVTTIVTRPDTDPAIDTPEVLEFVARRAEVDAQVRVAHMAALTKGRDGREMVEIGFLQDAGAVAFTDCDRVVTDTRVLQRALTYAAGLSALVVGHAQEPILSRGAAATSGKFASLYGLSGVSPMAERMVLDRDVSLLEMTGAAYHVDQITTARALPSLERAKRNGLNLTAGVGIHHLTLNEFDVSGYRSFFKLKPPLRSEDDRLAVVEAVANGLIDVICSMHTPQDEESKRLPFEEAASGAVGLETLLPAALRLVHAGHLTLPQLWRALSMNPAKRLGLNAGALSPGTPADLVLFDANAPFVLDREMLASKSKNTPFDGARMEGKVLGTWVGGVQVFDA; this is encoded by the coding sequence ATGGACCTGACCTTCCGCAACGCCCGCCTGATCGACCCCGAAACCGGCACCGAGGATATCGGTGATCTATACGTCGTCGCGGGCCGGATCGCGGAAGCGCCCTCGGAAACCGCGCAACCCATCGACTGCAACGGCAAGTGTCTTGCCCCGGGCATCGTGGACCTTGGCGTGAAGGTCAGTGAGCCGGGTGAGCGACACAAGGAATCCTTCCGATCCGCTGGGCGCGCGGCAGCGCGCGGGGGGGTCACAACCATCGTCACGCGCCCCGATACGGACCCGGCGATCGACACGCCCGAAGTGCTGGAATTCGTTGCCCGCCGGGCCGAGGTCGACGCGCAGGTGCGGGTGGCCCACATGGCCGCGCTGACCAAAGGCCGCGATGGGCGCGAGATGGTCGAGATCGGCTTCCTGCAAGACGCCGGTGCCGTGGCCTTCACCGATTGCGACCGGGTCGTCACCGACACGCGCGTGCTGCAACGTGCGCTGACCTACGCTGCCGGTCTGAGCGCACTGGTCGTGGGGCACGCTCAGGAACCGATCCTGTCGCGCGGGGCGGCGGCCACCAGCGGCAAGTTCGCGTCGCTCTACGGGCTGTCAGGCGTATCGCCCATGGCCGAGCGCATGGTGCTGGACCGCGACGTGTCCCTGCTGGAAATGACGGGCGCCGCCTACCATGTGGACCAGATCACCACCGCCCGCGCCCTACCCAGCCTGGAGCGCGCCAAGCGCAATGGTCTGAACCTGACGGCGGGCGTCGGAATTCACCACCTGACGTTGAACGAGTTCGACGTCAGCGGCTATCGGTCCTTCTTCAAGCTTAAGCCGCCTCTGCGGTCTGAAGATGACCGCCTTGCCGTAGTCGAGGCCGTCGCCAACGGCCTGATCGACGTGATCTGCTCGATGCACACTCCGCAGGACGAGGAATCCAAGCGCCTACCGTTCGAAGAAGCCGCCTCTGGCGCGGTGGGCCTGGAAACGCTGCTTCCCGCTGCCCTGCGCCTTGTCCACGCGGGCCACCTGACCCTGCCGCAACTGTGGCGCGCGCTGTCCATGAACCCCGCCAAACGCCTTGGCCTGAATGCAGGCGCCCTGTCCCCCGGCACCCCCGCCGATCTGGTCCTCTTCGACGCCAACGCCCCCTTCGTGCTGGACCGAGAGATGTTGGCATCGAAATCCAAGAACACACCCTTCGACGGCGCGCGGATGGAAGGCAAGGTTCTGGGCACTTGGGTCGGTGGCGTGCAGGTCTTCGACGCCTAG